The Neoarius graeffei isolate fNeoGra1 chromosome 25, fNeoGra1.pri, whole genome shotgun sequence genome includes a region encoding these proteins:
- the kcnip3b gene encoding Kv channel interacting protein 3b, calsenilin isoform X2 translates to MKCCMVKWIINSRAAQITDDSADAELELAMVRHQPEGLDKLQAQTKFTRKELQSLYRGFKNECPSGLVDEETFKIIYSQFFPQGDATTYAHFLFNAFDMDRNGSIQFEDFVIGLSILLRGSVTEKLQWAFNLYDINKDGYITKKEMLSIVKSIYDMMGRYTYPSVKADTPFEHVEKFFQEMDRNRDGVVTLDEFIETCQKDKNIMASMQLFENVI, encoded by the exons ACAGTGCAGATGCTGAGTTGGAACTGGCTATGGTGAGACACCAACCTGAAGGTCTGGACAAACTTCAAGCTCAAACAAAATTCACCAGGAAGGAGCTTCAGTCGCTCTACAGAGGCTTCAAGAAC GAGTGTCCCAGTGGATTAGTTGATGAGGAAACCTTTAAGATTATTTATTCCCAATTCTTCCCTCAAGGAG atgcaaCTACATATGCACATTTTCTGTTCAATGCCTTCGATATGGACCGAAATGGTTCAATACAGTTTGAG gACTTTGTGATTGGACTGTCCATATTGCTGCGAGGTTCAGTAACAGAGAAACTCCAGTGGGCGTTTAACTTGTACGACATCAATAAAGATGGATACATCACCAAAAAG GAAATGTTGTCCATCGTAAAGTCCATCTACGACATGATGGGCCGATACACATATCCCAGTGTGAAAGCAGATACACCGTTTGAACATGTGGAGAAATTTTTCCAG GAAATGGACAGGAACAGAGATGGAGTTGTTACTCTCGATGAGTTCATCGAGACGTGTCAGAAG GACAAGAACATCATGGCTTCCATGCAGCTGTttgagaatgttatctaa